From the Deltaproteobacteria bacterium genome, one window contains:
- a CDS encoding Mut7-C ubiquitin/RNAse domain-containing protein, with amino-acid sequence MLKATFRFYEELNEFLPTHRKKTDFEAAFKEKRSIKDMLESMGVPHTEIDLILVNGISVDFAYTLQNNDRVSVYPTFEALNIENLTRLRKIPLRRNRFIADINLGDIVKYMRALGFDIFYDTAFTNRDIIALSNKENRIILSKNKKLLKFKDVSHGIYLYPGTTAEQIRRVIDRLDIKNEIKLFSRCLRCNALLVPVAKEAVLDRIPPKTRQFCHAYTRCLACDKLYWRGTHLIHMEKVLKRIIGDLS; translated from the coding sequence ATGTTAAAAGCGACCTTCCGCTTTTATGAAGAATTGAACGAATTTCTTCCAACTCATCGAAAAAAAACCGATTTTGAAGCCGCGTTCAAAGAAAAACGGTCGATAAAAGACATGCTAGAGTCCATGGGGGTGCCTCACACCGAGATCGACCTGATTCTGGTGAATGGAATTTCAGTCGATTTTGCCTACACTCTCCAGAACAACGATCGCGTAAGCGTGTATCCTACATTCGAAGCCCTCAACATCGAAAACCTGACGCGGCTCAGAAAAATCCCGCTTCGCAGGAACCGATTCATAGCCGACATCAACCTCGGCGATATCGTAAAATATATGCGAGCCCTGGGGTTCGATATTTTTTACGACACCGCCTTCACCAATCGTGACATCATCGCCTTATCGAACAAAGAAAACAGAATCATACTGTCCAAAAACAAGAAACTGCTCAAATTCAAGGATGTCAGCCATGGCATCTACCTTTACCCGGGAACGACGGCGGAACAGATAAGGCGGGTCATCGACCGGCTGGATATCAAAAATGAAATCAAGCTGTTCTCACGATGTCTCCGCTGCAACGCCCTTTTAGTGCCGGTAGCTAAAGAAGCGGTATTGGACAGGATCCCGCCGAAAACCAGGCAATTCTGCCATGCCTATACCCGGTGTCTAGCCTGCGATAAGCTGTATTGGCGGGGCACCCACCTCATCCATATGGAAAAAGTGCTGAAGCGGATAATTGGCGATCTGTCTTGA